The genomic stretch GGACACAATGCATTCCCTGATCGTGCTGCTCAAATCGTTCAAGAAGGTTTGAAAAATGTTGCAGAAGCAGCTGCACGTTTCTAATAGATAATAATGAGTAAAAGGCTGAATTCCTACCTCGAATGAGTTAGGGACTCAGCCTTTTCTTTTATAAGACAAGTCTATTTTTAAAACTCATCAGCAGCAGGCGCTTTTTCAGCAATAAGAAAGTCATTGTGAGTAAGAGCGGACTGTTGTAGGACATTCTCATAGGTTGATAAAGCTTCCTTGCCCGCGGGAGTTAATCTATAGCTGCCTCGCTTAATACGTTCAAACCATCCATAATAGTTGTTTTGAAGGATGGAAGCAGCGGTGCTAATCCCCGTAATTCTTGCGAGCTGTGCAGGTGAGGCGAAGGGGAGAGGCTCAAGGGCAGAAGCTACTTTTAGGGCTCTCTCGCGGTAAGCAGTGACTAATTTCGTTTTGTGGCTGCCGCCAAGGTTATAATCCCCGCTGCGCCCCTCAAACTCTTGCAATAGTTTTTGTTTGCGTATGGATTTTCTTGTTTTTAGCTGACTTTGCGGTTGACATAAGATATCTACAAGTGCGGGTTTTGTCTTATAAGTAGTTATGGTAATGAGTCCAAGTCCAAGCTTCTGACAAAGCTCGCTAATTTCACTAAATCGCTGGTTCACCGCTCCGCGTTTAGCGCGGTTACGTTCAACAGCCAGATAAACATTGTTACTTATTTTTAATCGCTGCATCCCCTGAAGAAGCAGGGAGAGATTGAATGTTTTTTTGATTTCCACAATCAGCGGATCAGCCGATCCTTCTTTGACTCCAACAAGATCACAATACCGGATCTCGGATTTAATATGATACCCTTGCTTTTCGAAAAAGGATTTAACGGGTTCATATAATTCGGTTTCGTACCCCACAGCCATCCCTGTATCAAACTCCTTTTATGAATTTACTGCTTCTAATAGCGCTTGTTTTCTCATATACGTACAAGTATAACATTGCTCTTCTTTTTTCACCCTAACATACCTGGCGCTAGGATTCCCAAACCTTATCTTTCCTTGGTTTTTCTCATTTTTTGCGTCAAAAAGGGAGACCTGTCACAAAAAAAGAGGCAATTTATCCGAATTAACGCATAGGTATGTAATACACTTTTTTTAGATCAAAGTGTCGGACTTCTCTCACTAAAATGATCAGGAACTGAAGGCAGAGGAGCTTAGACAGTTAGGAAAAAGATGGGTTAGCAGTTCATGGAATGGACCTATTCGGAGTGGATGCTGAATCACTATGGAGCCATGGGAGGTACGAAAGAGCATGAATATTTTTGAACGCGTAGCTGAATTTCGTGAGGAAACCGATCGATTGTCATGGACGGGGACATTTAAAGACTATATTCAGATTTTGCAAAAGGATCCTACGCCTGCAATGACTGCTCATGCCAGAGTGTATGAAATGATCAAATCGTATGGTGTGGAAGAAAAAAATGGTCATAAACGGTATAAGTTTTTTGAACAACAAATTTTTGGACTAGACCGCAGTGTAGAAAGATTAGTTGAGGAATATTTTCACTCCGCAGCGAGAAGGCTGGATGTCCGAAAACGAATTTTGCTCTTAATGGGTCCGGTCAGCGGCGGAAAGTCTACACTTGTCACGTTGTTAAAACGCGGGTTGGAGCAATTCTCACGAACAGATAAAGGAGCGGTTTACGCCATAGAAGGCTGCCCTATGCACGAAGATCCGCTGCATTTGATTCCTCTTGAACTAAGACCCGAAGTAGAGAAAGAGCTTGGGGTACGAATCGAAGGAAACCTATGCCCTTCTTGCCAGATGCGCCTTCGTACAGAATACGATGGAGATATTGAACAAGTTCGAGTAGAACGCGTCTTTATATCAGAGGACAGCCGTGTGGGTATTGGAACCTTCAGTCCTTCAGATCCAAAATCGCAGGATATCGCTGATCTCACCGGCAGTATTGATTTTTCAACCATCACAGAATATGGTTCTGAATCAGATCCAAGGGCCTATCGGTTTGATGGAGAACTCAATAAGGCGAACCGCGGACTCATGGAGTTCCAGGAAATGCTGAAATGTGATGAGAAATTTTTATGGAATTTGCTTTCACTTACCCAAGAGGGGAACTTTAAGGCAGGGCGTTTTGCTCTTATCAGCGCAGATGAGCTTATCGTTGCTCACACCAACGAATCAGAGTACAAATCTTTTATATCGAATAAAAAGAATGAAGCATTACAATCCCGGATGATTGTTATGCCGGTTCCGTATAACTTGAAAGTTTCGGAAGAGGAGAAAATTTATAAAAAGCTGATTGAGCAAAGTGACATGCGCCATGTGCACATTGCCCCGCACGCTCTTAAGACGGCTGCCATTTTCTCCATACTTACTCGTTTAAAAGAATCAAAGAAACAAGGAATGGACCTTGTTAAAAAAATGCGGATGTACGATGGTCAAGAAGTAGAAGGATATAAAGAGGCAGATCTAAAGGAAATGCAAAACGAGTATCTTGAAGAAGGAATGACAGGAATTGATCCTCGTTATGTCATTAACCGAATTTCAAGCGCCCTCATTAAACAAAATCTAGAGTGCATTAATGCGCTTGATATCCTCAGAGCCATTAAGGATGGTCTGGACCAGCATGCTTCTATTACGAAAGAAGAACGTGAGAAGTATCTCAACTTCATTTCGATTGCACGTAAAGAATATGATGAGTTAGCGAAAAAAGAAGTACAAAAAGCGTTTGTCTATTCTTTTGAAGAGTCCGCGAAGACTTTGTTTGAAAATTATCTTGATAACATCGAAGCGTTCTGCAATTGGACGAAAATACGTGATCCGTTAACAGATGAAGCGATGGATCCAGATGAGCGCCTTATGCGCTCGATAGAAGAGCAGATCGGCGTATCTGAGAATGCAAAAAAAGCATTCCGTGAAGAAATTCTAATCCGGATTTCAGCATATTCGCGTAAAGATAAGAAGTTTGATTATAACAGTCATGATCGCTTAAGAGAGGCCATTGAGAAGAAATTGTTTGCAGATCTTAAGGATATCGTGAAGATTACGACATCGACAAAGACACCAGATGCGATTCAATTAAAGCGAATTAACGAAGTCAGCTCGAGACTTATTGATGGGCACGGATACTGCCCTGTATGCGCAAATGAACTTTTACGTTATGTCGGCAGCCTGCTGAATCGTTAATTCGGATATTTTGAGTGAAAATGTTGCTCGACTGTAGTACGTGTTATCCCATCCATCCACTTTGATTTAGATTGATAACAGCGTTAACTTAGGGTGACTTAACAGTTGCCTGGTTAACGCTTTTATTATGATAAAAAAGGAAAAATTTTGATGAAACAGGACTTTAGATCTATGTCGATCTAGGGTTTTCGTTCTATAATAATCAAAGTATGAATCGTAAATTGCACAAGAATACAGAAAGAAAGAGGAATCAAATCGTGATGATCAATGTTTCACAAGAAAGAAAAAAACAGCTCGATTTTATAGGACTAACAGATAGTGAATTGAAACTTCTTCATAGTCATCGTTCTGTTTTCGAGCAAATTGTGGACAAAGTTGTAGATCGTATGTATGAACATATCGGCCAAATCAAGGAACTCAGAACAATAATCGAGGGACACTCTACCATAGAACGACTTAAAGAAACACAACGTTGGTACTTTCTATCTTTAACAGATGGAGTCATTGATGAGCCTTTTATTGAGAAAAGAATTAAGATTGGTTTAGTACATTCTCACATTGGATTAAATGCCGATTATTATCTTGGAACCTATATGGTTTATCTGGATTTAGCTACCCAGTACATGCAGGAGTTTCTTCCAGACAATTGGTACCCTGTTATACATGCACTGACCAAGATGTTTAATTTCGATTCACAGCTTGTACTCGAAGCCTATGAAACGAAAGAAAAGGATACGATTAATGAGGTCGTAGAGGAACAGGAACTGATGTTAAAAGCTATTACGGAAGTATCTCAGAAGCTTACAGGAATGATCGACGAACTACATAGAAACACACAAGTGATTTCTGAGACTGCGAAAGAGACAGCAGCTTCACAAGAATTGGCTCATGGTTTAGTTAATGATCTGAATCAGGAAGTACAGCATATACAGAAGATGGGCACGCTTATTCGAGATATTTCAGACCAAAGTCATCTTCTTGGCTTGAATGCGGCAATAGAAGCAGCACATGCTGGAGAGAGCGGCAGGGGTTTTGAAATTGTAGCAGGCGAAATTCGCAAACTTGCAACCGGGTCTAAGAAAGCAATGGACCAAATCCAAGGAGTAGTAGATAGTATTATGACAAAGCTTGTACAAGTGAGTAAGGAATCAGATAATACAACCGGAAATACGGAAAGACAAGTTCACAGTTCCAAAGAATTAATCGCTTTTGTTGCTATGATGGAAGGCGTCTCTAAAGATTTAAAAGAGCTGCAGAAAAAGCATGTCTAGGAAGAACATTAGAAAGCGTATTCATTAATCTATGAGGTTTTCTCGTTTTCCGCTATAATAATGAGTATGCGGGTCTATAATTACCCCAGCTGATAATGTAACGGATAAACTATGATTGATATAGAGGTGATCAAATGGCATCGATACATGATGTGGCTAAAGAAGCTGGGGTTTCAGTTGCTACCGTTTCTAAGGTGCTGAATGATTATCCAGATGTAAGTGACAAAACTCGTAAAAAAGTGAATATGGTGATTGAACAGCTTCACTATCACCCTAATGTTGTCGCTCGGGGACTCGTAAAAAGAAGATCCTGGACAGTGGGCGTTCTCCTGACCGTTCCTTTTACCAATCCATTTGTTGCGGAACTGCTGGAAGGAATCAAAACAGCACTTGAAAACAGCGGATATGATCTGGTTCGGCTATCCACCCGTTTTGATGACCCCAATTATTCTTTTATCAAACATTGTCGCAGCCGCAACGTAGAAGGAGTTGTCGTGTTTGGGGTAGAGCGTGATAACCCGAGTATAGAAGAACTCCTTAATTCGGACATACCTACGATGTTCGT from Paenibacillus polygoni encodes the following:
- a CDS encoding globin-coupled sensor protein; the encoded protein is MINVSQERKKQLDFIGLTDSELKLLHSHRSVFEQIVDKVVDRMYEHIGQIKELRTIIEGHSTIERLKETQRWYFLSLTDGVIDEPFIEKRIKIGLVHSHIGLNADYYLGTYMVYLDLATQYMQEFLPDNWYPVIHALTKMFNFDSQLVLEAYETKEKDTINEVVEEQELMLKAITEVSQKLTGMIDELHRNTQVISETAKETAASQELAHGLVNDLNQEVQHIQKMGTLIRDISDQSHLLGLNAAIEAAHAGESGRGFEIVAGEIRKLATGSKKAMDQIQGVVDSIMTKLVQVSKESDNTTGNTERQVHSSKELIAFVAMMEGVSKDLKELQKKHV
- a CDS encoding DUF2161 family putative PD-(D/E)XK-type phosphodiesterase, coding for MAVGYETELYEPVKSFFEKQGYHIKSEIRYCDLVGVKEGSADPLIVEIKKTFNLSLLLQGMQRLKISNNVYLAVERNRAKRGAVNQRFSEISELCQKLGLGLITITTYKTKPALVDILCQPQSQLKTRKSIRKQKLLQEFEGRSGDYNLGGSHKTKLVTAYRERALKVASALEPLPFASPAQLARITGISTAASILQNNYYGWFERIKRGSYRLTPAGKEALSTYENVLQQSALTHNDFLIAEKAPAADEF
- a CDS encoding PrkA family serine protein kinase — protein: MNIFERVAEFREETDRLSWTGTFKDYIQILQKDPTPAMTAHARVYEMIKSYGVEEKNGHKRYKFFEQQIFGLDRSVERLVEEYFHSAARRLDVRKRILLLMGPVSGGKSTLVTLLKRGLEQFSRTDKGAVYAIEGCPMHEDPLHLIPLELRPEVEKELGVRIEGNLCPSCQMRLRTEYDGDIEQVRVERVFISEDSRVGIGTFSPSDPKSQDIADLTGSIDFSTITEYGSESDPRAYRFDGELNKANRGLMEFQEMLKCDEKFLWNLLSLTQEGNFKAGRFALISADELIVAHTNESEYKSFISNKKNEALQSRMIVMPVPYNLKVSEEEKIYKKLIEQSDMRHVHIAPHALKTAAIFSILTRLKESKKQGMDLVKKMRMYDGQEVEGYKEADLKEMQNEYLEEGMTGIDPRYVINRISSALIKQNLECINALDILRAIKDGLDQHASITKEEREKYLNFISIARKEYDELAKKEVQKAFVYSFEESAKTLFENYLDNIEAFCNWTKIRDPLTDEAMDPDERLMRSIEEQIGVSENAKKAFREEILIRISAYSRKDKKFDYNSHDRLREAIEKKLFADLKDIVKITTSTKTPDAIQLKRINEVSSRLIDGHGYCPVCANELLRYVGSLLNR